A region from the Clostridium beijerinckii genome encodes:
- a CDS encoding DUF4342 domain-containing protein: MERNEMIKVLMEKTNVSYEEAEKVLQECDWDLLDSIIYLERQGKVENNEANTVIEVAVESKEENKKENKENHKKKSGGIGEIIGRVFKFIGKVISKGNENYFEARKENKKPIKISLTISALLLIIGFWPVAILLVVGLFLGYRYSIAGPDINTKKVNDILDKASESADNIKDDFKEGYKGC; this comes from the coding sequence ATGGAAAGAAATGAAATGATTAAAGTTTTAATGGAAAAGACTAATGTAAGTTATGAAGAAGCAGAGAAAGTATTACAAGAATGTGATTGGGATCTTCTAGATTCTATAATTTATTTAGAAAGACAAGGAAAAGTTGAAAATAATGAAGCTAATACTGTTATAGAAGTGGCAGTAGAAAGCAAAGAAGAAAATAAAAAAGAAAATAAGGAAAATCATAAAAAGAAAAGTGGAGGTATTGGAGAAATTATTGGTAGAGTATTTAAGTTTATAGGGAAGGTTATCAGCAAAGGAAATGAAAACTATTTTGAAGCGAGAAAAGAAAATAAAAAACCAATAAAGATATCACTTACAATATCAGCACTTTTGCTAATAATTGGATTTTGGCCTGTTGCAATATTGTTAGTAGTTGGTTTATTTTTAGGATATAGATACTCAATAGCAGGTCCTGATATTAATACTAAGAAAGTTAATGATATTTTGGATAAAGCTTCAGAATCAGCAGATAACATCAAAGATGATTTTAAAGAAGGATATAAAGGTTGTTAA
- a CDS encoding B12-binding domain-containing radical SAM protein: protein MKIKLIQPAMLPRPMDTKLKTRMSPSLALLTIANLTPKEHKVIIENENIEKIDFNEHVDLVAITVTVDVMNRAVEISKEFQKRGVTVIAGGIHITAVPDEAIEGFDSIIVGMAERVWSKVLKDIENNSLKKIYHDMENVAGNEIVSPDYSIIDNKKYLYTNIISTSRGCPFKCDFCYNSCTNSLKTYINRPIDHVIKDINVLKTKHIMFIDDNFIGNPKWTKEFLKEIKPLKLKWNAAVTSNIVDMPELLDEMKEAGCQSLFIGFESINSKSIESVHKVQNSVSIYEKLVDEIHKRGIIINASFVFGLDEDDASIFKNTLDWIVKNKIETVTSHIMTPYPGTKLYSSLLKENRIVDFNLSNYNTAHVVYKPQSMTAEELYNGYLWIYKEVYKYKNIMKRLPKSKKQWIPFLTFNFLYRKFGKLTELLCNIVSFEIIGRFSRWVAYKIK, encoded by the coding sequence ATGAAGATTAAATTAATTCAACCTGCAATGTTACCAAGACCTATGGATACAAAATTAAAAACAAGGATGTCTCCTTCATTAGCTTTATTAACAATTGCAAACCTTACGCCAAAAGAACATAAAGTTATTATTGAGAATGAGAATATTGAAAAGATAGATTTTAATGAACATGTAGATTTGGTAGCAATAACTGTTACTGTAGATGTTATGAATAGAGCAGTAGAAATATCAAAGGAGTTCCAAAAGCGTGGTGTGACAGTAATTGCAGGGGGCATACATATAACAGCAGTTCCTGATGAAGCCATTGAGGGTTTTGATTCAATAATTGTAGGAATGGCTGAGAGAGTTTGGTCAAAAGTCCTTAAGGATATAGAAAATAATTCACTTAAAAAAATATATCATGATATGGAAAATGTTGCGGGGAATGAAATAGTATCACCTGATTATTCTATTATTGATAATAAAAAATATTTATATACTAATATAATAAGTACAAGCAGGGGATGTCCTTTTAAATGTGATTTTTGCTATAATAGTTGCACTAATTCACTTAAAACTTATATTAATAGACCCATAGACCATGTAATTAAAGATATTAATGTATTAAAAACAAAGCATATAATGTTTATTGATGATAATTTCATTGGAAATCCAAAATGGACAAAAGAATTTTTAAAGGAAATAAAACCTTTAAAGTTGAAGTGGAATGCAGCGGTTACTTCTAATATAGTGGACATGCCTGAATTACTAGATGAAATGAAGGAAGCTGGGTGTCAAAGCCTTTTCATAGGTTTTGAAAGTATAAATAGTAAGTCCATAGAAAGTGTCCATAAAGTGCAAAATAGTGTAAGCATATATGAGAAACTTGTGGATGAAATTCATAAAAGGGGAATAATTATAAATGCAAGTTTTGTTTTTGGATTAGACGAGGATGATGCATCTATATTTAAGAATACATTAGATTGGATAGTTAAAAATAAAATAGAAACGGTAACTTCACATATAATGACACCATATCCTGGAACAAAGTTATACTCATCACTATTAAAGGAAAATAGAATAGTAGATTTTAATTTGTCTAATTATAATACTGCCCATGTTGTATATAAACCCCAAAGTATGACTGCAGAAGAATTATATAATGGCTATCTATGGATATATAAAGAAGTATATAAGTATAAAAATATAATGAAAAGACTACCAAAATCTAAAAAACAATGGATTCCCTTTTTGACATTCAATTTCTTGTATAGGAAGTTTGGAAAGCTAACAGAGCTATTGTGCAATATAGTTTCTTTTGAGATTATAGGAAGATTTTCTAGATGGGTTGCTTATAAAATAAAGTAA
- a CDS encoding DNA-binding response regulator, with protein sequence MVKILIVEDDEKLARFVELELLHEGYEISKADNGRDGLEIVEKGEVDLVLLDIMIPQINGLEVLRRIRKTSDLPVIMLTARDAVMDKVSGLDAGADDYITKPFAIEELLARIRTALKKRNVIEKKDTDIISCGLLSLDKIRHKVMYDNTEIELTNREFSLLKILMENKNIVLSRNILMEKVCGYDYIGETNVIDVYIRFLRTKIDEAFKTKIITTVRGVGYVIKDE encoded by the coding sequence ATGGTTAAAATTTTAATTGTTGAAGATGATGAGAAGCTTGCAAGATTTGTAGAGTTAGAATTGTTACATGAAGGATATGAAATATCAAAAGCAGATAATGGAAGAGATGGTCTTGAAATAGTTGAGAAGGGAGAAGTAGATCTAGTACTTCTTGATATAATGATTCCACAAATAAATGGATTAGAAGTATTACGTAGAATTAGAAAAACTTCAGATTTGCCTGTTATAATGCTTACTGCAAGGGATGCTGTCATGGATAAGGTATCCGGACTTGATGCGGGAGCGGATGATTATATAACAAAACCATTTGCAATAGAAGAGTTATTAGCAAGAATAAGAACAGCTCTTAAAAAGAGGAATGTTATTGAAAAAAAAGATACAGATATAATAAGCTGTGGATTATTGTCTTTAGATAAAATTAGACATAAGGTAATGTATGATAATACAGAAATAGAATTAACAAACAGGGAATTTAGTTTACTAAAAATTTTAATGGAAAATAAGAATATAGTATTAAGTAGAAATATACTAATGGAAAAAGTCTGTGGCTATGATTATATTGGAGAAACTAATGTAATAGATGTTTATATAAGATTTTTAAGAACTAAAATAGACGAGGCATTTAAAACAAAGATAATAACCACAGTACGTGGAGTAGGATATGTTATAAAAGATGAATAA
- a CDS encoding two-component sensor histidine kinase, with protein sequence MNKVNKEKNVTSIAIKLNSVFVRKLFSEFLWMDILLIFFLIVYWCIDREINFYGEFVLNAQRILNFLPIENATYTVVWDNGKTMVKEASSFLYLVQRVVVAIVIIQGLSVLKEIVFGTMKIRRILKPLDEIAQTASRLSNMTFDEEKFQNLEDAISKISPVISDEKIFTGDSELHGLEEAINNLLERMRDSYKQQARFVSDASHELRTPISVIQGYANMLDRWGKNDESVLNESIAAIKSESENMKNLVEQLLFLARGINGKTQINSKEFLLNDIMNEVLEESKMIDEKHIYRYYNSEEIIVHGDIGLLKQAARILIENAAKYTEENEVIMLKTGISEKGEPYFSVQDNGIGMAEEDIPHIFERFFRADTARVRKNGGTGLGLSIAKWIIDGHKGYFSVLSRKGIGTRITIFLPKNSVKL encoded by the coding sequence ATGAATAAGGTGAATAAAGAAAAAAATGTTACATCTATTGCAATAAAACTGAATTCTGTTTTTGTAAGAAAACTATTTTCCGAATTTCTTTGGATGGATATACTTTTAATATTCTTTCTTATTGTATATTGGTGTATTGATAGAGAAATTAATTTCTACGGAGAATTTGTACTGAATGCCCAAAGAATATTAAATTTCCTACCTATAGAAAATGCAACTTATACAGTAGTTTGGGATAATGGTAAAACTATGGTTAAAGAGGCAAGTAGTTTTTTATATTTAGTTCAAAGAGTAGTTGTAGCCATAGTTATTATACAGGGGTTATCTGTATTGAAGGAAATTGTCTTTGGAACAATGAAAATTAGAAGGATTCTAAAACCACTTGATGAAATAGCTCAAACTGCAAGTAGGCTTAGTAATATGACTTTTGATGAGGAGAAGTTTCAAAATCTTGAGGATGCTATTTCTAAAATTAGCCCTGTAATCTCAGATGAAAAAATTTTTACTGGGGACAGTGAGCTACATGGATTAGAAGAGGCAATAAATAATCTATTAGAAAGAATGAGAGATTCTTATAAACAACAAGCAAGGTTTGTTTCTGATGCATCACATGAACTTAGGACTCCAATTTCAGTAATCCAAGGTTATGCTAATATGCTGGATCGTTGGGGAAAAAATGATGAAAGTGTACTAAACGAATCTATTGCAGCCATTAAAAGCGAATCTGAAAACATGAAAAATCTAGTAGAACAACTATTATTTTTAGCTCGAGGGATTAATGGCAAGACGCAGATTAATTCTAAGGAATTTTTACTAAATGATATAATGAATGAAGTGCTTGAAGAATCGAAGATGATAGATGAAAAGCACATATATAGGTATTATAATTCAGAAGAAATAATTGTTCATGGTGATATTGGTTTGCTTAAGCAGGCAGCTAGAATATTGATTGAAAATGCAGCTAAGTATACTGAAGAAAATGAAGTCATAATGCTAAAAACAGGAATAAGTGAAAAAGGGGAACCTTATTTTTCAGTTCAGGATAATGGTATAGGAATGGCGGAAGAAGATATACCACATATATTTGAGAGATTCTTTAGAGCAGATACAGCAAGAGTTAGAAAGAATGGTGGGACTGGTTTGGGGCTTTCTATAGCTAAATGGATTATTGATGGACACAAAGGATATTTCTCTGTATTAAGTAGAAAAGGTATTGGTACTAGGATAACGATATTTTTACCTAAAAATTCAGTGAAACTTTAA
- a CDS encoding ubiquitin: MEDYKLVEKLKNEANVSYEEAKIALEKSNWDILDAFVYLEEKGKVQKPSVSIFYTNEYKENHKNSLVTNNKNRGNNYNNTKKDNGFEGIFVKVCRIIDTCNNIFFEIKKENKIFLKIPVTVIIVLLIFAFGIVIPLYIVGLFFDFEFSLSGNRLQINKINHVLKVISENVKKVKGKLKRGFKNG; this comes from the coding sequence ATGGAAGATTATAAGCTTGTAGAAAAATTAAAAAACGAAGCTAATGTAAGTTATGAAGAAGCAAAAATTGCGCTTGAGAAGTCAAACTGGGACATTCTAGATGCATTTGTTTATTTAGAAGAAAAAGGTAAAGTTCAAAAGCCTTCTGTTAGTATCTTTTATACTAATGAATATAAGGAAAATCATAAAAATAGCTTGGTAACTAATAATAAGAATAGAGGGAATAATTATAATAATACCAAAAAGGATAATGGATTTGAAGGAATTTTTGTAAAAGTATGCAGAATAATAGACACATGCAATAATATTTTTTTTGAAATAAAGAAAGAGAATAAGATATTTCTTAAGATTCCTGTTACAGTGATTATAGTGTTATTAATATTCGCCTTTGGAATAGTTATTCCTTTATATATAGTAGGCCTTTTCTTTGATTTCGAGTTTTCACTATCAGGAAATAGGCTACAAATAAATAAGATTAATCATGTACTTAAGGTGATATCAGAAAATGTAAAAAAAGTAAAAGGTAAATTAAAGAGGGGATTTAAAAATGGTTAA
- a CDS encoding AraC family transcriptional regulator, producing the protein MDSLKKMNEALNYIEENLDGEVDLKKVARLAFCSEYHFQRMFSFLAGVSLSEYIRRRRLTLAAFELNNRNIRIIDLAVKYGYKSADSFTRAFQNLHGITPSEARYNGKSLKAYPPMTFRLSIEGGNEMNYRIEEKEAFCIIGIKKRVPIIFNGVNPEIAKMWQSLTIEKINELKGLSNIEPRGLISASLNFSEERMEEKGELDHYIGVATTKECQDNLSKLEVAASTWAVFEAVGPFPDTLQNVWGRIYSEWFPSSNYEQKQGPEILWNENKDVTSPTFKSEIWIPVIKKY; encoded by the coding sequence ATGGATTCGTTGAAAAAAATGAATGAAGCATTAAATTATATTGAAGAAAATCTTGATGGTGAAGTTGATTTGAAAAAAGTAGCAAGATTAGCATTTTGTTCAGAATATCATTTTCAAAGAATGTTTTCTTTTCTTGCAGGTGTTTCGCTGTCTGAGTACATTCGTAGGAGACGTCTTACATTAGCAGCGTTTGAACTTAATAATAGAAATATAAGAATAATTGACTTGGCTGTTAAGTATGGTTACAAGTCAGCAGATTCTTTTACAAGAGCATTTCAAAATTTGCATGGAATAACTCCATCAGAGGCTCGATATAATGGAAAATCATTAAAAGCCTATCCACCAATGACCTTTCGATTATCAATTGAAGGAGGAAATGAAATGAACTATAGAATTGAAGAGAAAGAAGCATTTTGCATAATTGGCATAAAAAAAAGGGTACCTATAATTTTTAATGGAGTAAATCCAGAAATTGCTAAAATGTGGCAAAGCTTAACTATTGAAAAAATTAATGAATTGAAAGGATTATCAAATATAGAACCAAGGGGACTAATAAGTGCATCTTTAAATTTTTCAGAAGAGCGAATGGAAGAAAAAGGAGAACTTGACCATTATATAGGTGTAGCAACGACAAAAGAGTGCCAAGATAATTTATCAAAACTTGAAGTTGCCGCATCAACATGGGCAGTATTTGAAGCAGTAGGGCCATTTCCAGATACGTTGCAAAATGTCTGGGGGCGCATCTATTCTGAATGGTTTCCATCTTCAAACTATGAACAAAAACAAGGACCAGAAATCTTATGGAATGAGAATAAAGATGTAACTTCACCAACTTTTAAAAGCGAAATATGGATACCGGTTATAAAGAAGTACTAG
- a CDS encoding transcriptional regulator produces the protein MAIIINIDVMLAKRKMSVTELTEKVGITMANLSILKNGKAKAIRFSTLESICKALDCQPGDILEYRNDT, from the coding sequence ATGGCAATTATAATCAATATTGATGTGATGCTGGCTAAAAGGAAAATGAGTGTAACAGAACTTACAGAGAAGGTTGGAATAACCATGGCGAATCTTTCTATATTGAAAAATGGAAAAGCAAAAGCTATTAGATTTTCAACTTTGGAATCAATATGCAAAGCTTTGGACTGCCAACCAGGTGATATCTTAGAATACAGAAATGATACATAG
- a CDS encoding DEAD/DEAH box helicase, translated as MNIRDLIIYNKTMPKREAAYVDYPSNLSQELCGYFSQKGIEKLYCHQAEMFEKAMKGHNIVITTSTASGKTLSFLLPVIQEILSNPLARAIFIYPTKALASDQYRAILPYLEYFGDNRVSAGVYDGDTTVNERSRIRKNANIILTNPEMINAAFLPNHSKFGFDFIFSNLKYVVIDELHTYRGAFGSHLANVFRRLGRVCRYYNSSPQYLCSSATIANPVELAEEICGQKFIQVNKDGSPAPQKKYMLIQPPKIMGHDKKYYGQVQSTSVAADLIPDLVENDNSFIAFAKSRRNVEVVLKESRDKLEMENFFGASLKDKISGYRGGYTPLERKEIENKMITGVLRGLVSTNALELGIDIGKIDTTVIVGYPGTRASFWQQTGRAGRSGKESTNYLILDNLPFDQYIAINPDWLFESGSENAVIDKNNLLIELAHIRAAAAEIPLTLDDISIFPDLGETIPVLIRASELTNQGGKFTWSGNSFPAGDFSLRNIDKARYKLINKENNKEITEMDEMQAFREVHNGAIYMHDGVQYQVIKLDLESRTAFAIAFNGNYYTMPGGITNIRIIQGSKGMDYKRTKVTFGDVNVDEIVYMYKKLQFHNHQNLGFEQLEKPLSKDYDTESTWIKIPDNVVTVYRRLLQESPNGMIIRNNHFEGVCFAIKNAAMMATMTEQEDIGVVMSNNAIEIRQNYDDEVYMFIYDKYVGGLGYAEKVFDLTAQIIEDAIKMVGGCKCENGCAACIGDYQLNKAMVLWGLKNLLEELEAPKNIKLVEYAPSTFIKKPFKFNELQEKWKEFCEYMQANGDAFAKFLSTIPEVEIDNRTITLVMHNAFYGEWVMEDSNKKSIINIISFHTEAPAGIELSIRLEETKTDDDRKNIKNKLQRRYEDLVE; from the coding sequence ATGAATATACGTGATTTAATCATATACAATAAAACAATGCCAAAAAGAGAAGCAGCGTATGTAGATTACCCGAGTAATTTGTCACAAGAATTATGCGGGTACTTTTCTCAAAAAGGGATTGAGAAGCTGTATTGTCATCAAGCAGAAATGTTTGAAAAAGCAATGAAGGGTCATAATATTGTGATAACCACATCTACCGCAAGTGGAAAAACCCTTAGCTTTTTGCTCCCGGTTATCCAAGAAATTTTATCAAATCCTCTTGCAAGAGCAATTTTTATATATCCTACAAAGGCACTTGCAAGTGATCAGTATCGTGCCATCTTACCATACTTAGAATATTTCGGGGATAACAGGGTTTCAGCAGGTGTATATGATGGGGATACGACTGTAAATGAAAGAAGTAGAATTAGAAAAAATGCTAATATTATTTTAACTAATCCGGAAATGATAAATGCTGCATTTTTACCGAATCACAGTAAATTTGGGTTCGATTTTATATTTTCTAATTTAAAATATGTAGTAATTGATGAGTTGCATACGTATAGAGGAGCATTTGGTTCACATCTTGCAAATGTATTTAGAAGACTTGGAAGAGTATGTAGATATTATAATTCATCACCACAATATCTATGTAGTTCAGCAACCATAGCAAATCCTGTTGAATTGGCAGAAGAAATTTGTGGGCAGAAATTCATTCAAGTTAATAAGGATGGTTCACCAGCTCCACAGAAAAAATACATGCTTATACAACCTCCAAAGATTATGGGCCATGATAAAAAATATTATGGACAGGTGCAGTCAACATCAGTTGCTGCTGATTTAATACCTGATTTAGTGGAAAATGATAATAGTTTTATTGCTTTTGCTAAATCAAGAAGAAATGTTGAAGTGGTATTAAAGGAATCAAGAGATAAATTAGAGATGGAAAACTTTTTTGGAGCGTCCTTGAAAGATAAGATTTCTGGATACAGGGGAGGTTATACTCCACTGGAGCGTAAAGAAATTGAAAATAAAATGATTACAGGAGTTCTACGTGGATTAGTATCTACCAATGCATTAGAACTAGGTATAGATATTGGGAAAATTGATACAACAGTAATTGTTGGATACCCAGGAACGAGAGCATCTTTCTGGCAACAAACAGGTAGAGCAGGTAGAAGTGGAAAAGAGTCTACAAATTATTTAATTCTAGATAATCTGCCTTTTGATCAATATATAGCAATTAATCCAGACTGGCTTTTTGAAAGTGGAAGTGAAAATGCAGTTATCGATAAGAATAATCTTTTAATTGAGCTTGCTCATATACGTGCAGCAGCTGCTGAAATACCTTTAACCTTAGATGATATTTCGATTTTTCCAGACCTCGGAGAAACGATTCCTGTTTTAATTAGAGCAAGTGAATTAACCAATCAGGGTGGAAAGTTTACATGGAGTGGTAATTCATTTCCAGCAGGAGATTTCAGTTTAAGAAATATTGATAAAGCCAGATACAAACTTATTAATAAAGAAAATAATAAAGAAATTACAGAAATGGATGAAATGCAGGCCTTCCGTGAAGTTCATAATGGAGCAATTTATATGCATGATGGCGTTCAGTATCAGGTTATAAAACTTGATTTGGAAAGTAGAACTGCATTTGCGATTGCCTTTAATGGAAATTATTACACAATGCCTGGAGGCATTACAAATATAAGGATTATTCAAGGCAGTAAAGGTATGGATTATAAACGCACTAAAGTTACATTTGGAGATGTAAATGTTGATGAGATAGTTTATATGTATAAAAAGCTTCAGTTTCATAATCATCAGAACTTAGGCTTTGAACAATTAGAAAAACCATTATCAAAGGATTATGATACGGAAAGCACTTGGATAAAGATTCCCGACAATGTTGTTACGGTATATAGAAGACTGCTTCAAGAAAGCCCAAATGGAATGATTATAAGAAATAACCATTTTGAAGGTGTGTGTTTTGCTATAAAAAATGCAGCAATGATGGCCACAATGACAGAGCAGGAAGATATTGGTGTTGTAATGTCTAACAATGCAATAGAAATAAGGCAAAATTATGATGATGAAGTATATATGTTTATTTATGATAAGTATGTAGGGGGCCTCGGTTATGCAGAAAAAGTATTTGATTTAACTGCACAAATTATTGAAGATGCGATTAAGATGGTCGGTGGATGCAAATGCGAAAATGGCTGCGCTGCATGTATTGGAGATTATCAATTAAATAAAGCTATGGTTCTATGGGGACTCAAGAATTTATTAGAAGAGTTAGAGGCGCCTAAGAATATTAAGCTAGTGGAATACGCGCCATCGACCTTTATTAAAAAGCCATTCAAATTTAATGAACTACAGGAAAAATGGAAAGAATTTTGTGAATATATGCAGGCGAATGGAGATGCATTTGCAAAATTTTTAAGTACAATTCCTGAAGTTGAGATAGACAATCGAACTATAACCTTAGTTATGCATAATGCTTTTTATGGAGAATGGGTAATGGAAGATAGTAATAAAAAAAGCATAATAAATATTATTTCTTTCCATACAGAGGCTCCAGCAGGAATTGAATTAAGTATCAGACTAGAAGAAACGAAGACAGATGATGACAGAAAAAATATAAAAAATAAATTACAGAGAAGATATGAAGATCTTGTTGAATAG
- a CDS encoding competence protein TfoX, whose protein sequence is MGELSKLPNIGEEVERQLNNVGIFTYDELKDIGAEQAWLKIQEIDASACIHRLLALEGAIHGVKKTALPQERKADLKDFYNWHKGK, encoded by the coding sequence ATGGGAGAATTATCAAAACTACCTAATATCGGAGAAGAAGTTGAAAGACAGTTGAATAATGTAGGTATATTTACTTATGATGAATTAAAAGATATTGGTGCAGAACAGGCGTGGCTGAAAATACAAGAAATTGATGCTTCTGCGTGCATCCATAGATTATTAGCACTAGAAGGTGCAATTCACGGTGTTAAGAAAACGGCATTACCACAGGAACGTAAAGCAGACCTAAAAGATTTTTATAATTGGCATAAAGGTAAATAG
- a CDS encoding DUF2975 domain-containing protein: MKRCSTIFLKIAVILIGIPVLALCIFWLPGFVNYLHYAILIGVYATAITFFFALYQALKLLSYIDKNKAFSELSVNALKYIKYCANTISIIYTVLVPFLFPIADADDAPGLVGIPIIIIFASIAIAVFAAVLQRLLQDAIDIKSENDLTV; this comes from the coding sequence ATGAAACGATGTTCAACAATTTTTTTGAAAATAGCTGTTATTCTTATTGGAATTCCAGTTCTTGCCCTGTGTATATTTTGGTTGCCTGGATTTGTAAATTATTTGCACTATGCCATTTTAATCGGCGTGTATGCAACGGCTATAACATTTTTCTTTGCTCTATATCAAGCTTTAAAACTCTTAAGCTATATTGACAAGAACAAGGCTTTCTCGGAATTATCTGTAAATGCTTTAAAGTATATAAAATACTGTGCAAACACAATCAGTATTATATATACAGTACTTGTACCATTCTTATTTCCAATAGCAGATGCAGACGACGCCCCAGGTCTCGTAGGAATCCCAATCATTATTATTTTTGCATCAATTGCAATTGCAGTCTTTGCTGCTGTTCTTCAAAGGCTTTTACAAGATGCTATTGATATAAAATCAGAAAATGATTTAACAGTGTGA
- a CDS encoding flavodoxin, which produces MKIVAINGSPRKNGNTATLCKEFLRGSESAGNNIETEIINLYDLKYTGCKSCFGCKRIKVDTYGKCVIKDDLQTILDKVANADGIVLGSPLYFGEMTSQLKAFLERLLFPFHTYEEGYRSIAPKKMPISMIYTMNVTEEQMKTYEYDGNLSNMQNCIEHVFTKPNILYSFNTYQFNNYAYYKVEAFSESVKAEHKKTQFPIDCQNAFEAGKEMDK; this is translated from the coding sequence ATAAAAATCGTTGCAATTAATGGAAGTCCAAGAAAGAATGGAAATACTGCTACTCTATGTAAGGAGTTTTTGAGAGGATCTGAATCAGCAGGAAATAATATTGAAACTGAAATCATCAATTTGTATGACTTAAAGTATACAGGGTGCAAGAGCTGTTTTGGATGTAAGAGAATCAAAGTTGATACTTACGGAAAATGTGTTATCAAAGATGATTTACAAACTATATTAGATAAAGTAGCTAATGCAGATGGCATAGTACTGGGATCACCACTTTACTTTGGAGAGATGACATCCCAGCTAAAAGCCTTTTTAGAAAGACTTCTTTTCCCTTTTCATACTTACGAAGAAGGTTATAGAAGTATCGCACCTAAGAAAATGCCTATATCTATGATTTATACTATGAATGTAACAGAAGAACAAATGAAAACATATGAATATGATGGAAATCTTTCCAATATGCAAAACTGTATCGAACATGTATTTACAAAACCTAATATTTTGTATAGTTTTAACACTTACCAATTTAATAACTATGCTTATTATAAGGTAGAAGCTTTCTCAGAAAGCGTAAAAGCAGAACATAAGAAAACTCAATTCCCAATTGACTGTCAGAATGCCTTCGAAGCTGGTAAAGAAATGGATAAATAA